One Aquarana catesbeiana isolate 2022-GZ linkage group LG11, ASM4218655v1, whole genome shotgun sequence genomic window carries:
- the LOC141111755 gene encoding uncharacterized protein, which produces MWTEQLGNRGTQGASQQAHLQQGASQQASHSRVPATKSTHGRVPATKSTHSRVPARKTTHIRVTASKPPTSGCQPASPPTSGCQPASHPHQGASKKAYSQQGASQQAHPHQGASQQAHAQHGASQPQQGASQPQQSASHKVHPRQGASHKVHPQQGASQKTHPHQGDSKQATHIRVPASKPPTSGCQQESPCTAWCKPASQPQQGASQQASHSRVLATKSTHGRVPATKSTHSRVPARKPTHIRVTASKPPTSGCQPASPPTSGCQPASPCTAWCKPASQPQQGASQQASHSRVLATKSTHGRVRATKSTHSRVPARKPTHIRVTASKQATYIRVTASKPTHIRVPASKQALPLMERKKERKKERKKERKKERKKERKKERKKERKVN; this is translated from the exons ATGTGGACGGAGCAGCTGGGCAaccggggaacacag ggtgccagccagcaagcccacctgcagcagggtgccagccagcaagccagccacagcagagtgccagccacaaagtccacccacggcagggtgccagccacaaagtccacccacagcagggtgccagccagaaaaaccacccacatcagggtgacagcaagcaagccacctacatcagggtgccagccagcaagcccacccacatcagggtgccagccagcaagccacccacatcagggtgccagcaagaaagcctactcacagcagggtgccagccagcaagcccacccacatcagggtgccagccagcaagcccatgcACAGCATGgtgcaagccagccacagcagggtgccagccagccacagcagagtgccagccacaaagtccacccacggcagggtgccagccacaaagtccacccacagcagggtgccagccagaaaacccacccacatcagggtgacagcaagcaagccacccacatcagggtgccagccagcaagccacccacatcagggtgccagcaagAAAGCCCATGCACAGCATGGTgcaagccagcaagccagccacagcagggtgccagccagcaagccagccacagcagagtgctagccacaaagtccacccacggcagggtgccagccacaaagtccacccacagcagggtgccagccagaaaacccacccacatcagggtgacagcaagcaagccacccacatcagggtgccagccagcaagtccacccacatcagggtgccagccagcaagcccatgcACAGCATGGTgcaagccagcaagccagccacagcagggtgccagccagcaagccagccacagcagagtgctagccacaaagtccacccacggCAGGGTGcgagccacaaagtccacccacagcagggtgccagccagaaaacccacccacatcagggtgacagcaagcaagcaagccacctacatcagggtgacagcaagcaagcccacccacatcagggtgccagccagcaagcaagCCTTGCCactgatggaaagaaagaaagaaagaaagaaagaaagaaagaaagaaagaaagaaagaaagaaagaaagaaagaaagaaagaaagaaagaaagaaagaaag gtaaactag